The following proteins are encoded in a genomic region of Vibrio tasmaniensis:
- the rplM gene encoding 50S ribosomal protein L13: protein MKTFVAKPETVKRDWYVVDAEGKTLGRLASEIASRLRGKHKAEYTPHVDTGDYIIVVNAEKVAVTGNKAKGKVYYRHSEFPGGLKTITFEKLIAKKPEMVLELAVKGMLPRGPLGRAMYRKLKVYAGTEHNHVAQQPQVLDI from the coding sequence ATGAAAACTTTCGTTGCTAAACCAGAAACTGTAAAACGCGACTGGTATGTTGTAGACGCTGAAGGCAAAACTCTTGGCCGTCTAGCAAGTGAAATCGCTTCTCGCCTACGCGGCAAGCACAAAGCAGAATACACTCCTCACGTAGACACTGGTGATTACATCATCGTTGTTAACGCTGAGAAAGTTGCTGTAACTGGTAACAAAGCTAAGGGTAAGGTTTACTACCGTCACTCTGAGTTCCCAGGTGGTCTTAAAACTATCACTTTTGAAAAGCTAATTGCTAAGAAACCAGAAATGGTTCTAGAACTAGCAGTTAAAGGTATGCTTCCACGTGGTCCACTAGGCCGCGCGATGTACCGTAAGCTTAAAGTGTACGCTGGTACTGAGCACAACCATGTTGCTCAACAGCCACAAGTACTAGACATCTAA
- the zapE gene encoding cell division protein ZapE — protein MNPIKKYEQDIKEHGFQRDPAQEQAVKSLDELFHQFQDYMNAPIPQLTRFQKLMGKKPELPQPPKGLYFWGGVGRGKTYLMDTFYDALPTKKKMRVHFHRFMYRVHDELRALGNVSDPLPLVADKLKEEADIICFDEFFVSDITDAMILGTLFQELFARNVILVATSNIPPADLYRNGLQRARFLPAIKLIQDNCHILNVDSGIDYRLRTLEQAEIYHYPLDSQANINLETYYAQLVGEDKEKLKQIEVNHRQLDVVEASDGVLHGTFAQLCQSARSQNDYIELSRVYHTVLLADVLQMGATSDDAARRFIALVDEFYERNVKLIISAEVELEKLYTHGQLEFEFKRCQSRLIEMQSHEYLAKEHLS, from the coding sequence ATGAATCCCATTAAAAAATACGAACAAGATATAAAAGAACATGGATTTCAAAGAGATCCAGCACAAGAGCAAGCCGTTAAATCTTTAGATGAACTCTTTCATCAATTCCAAGATTACATGAATGCCCCTATTCCTCAACTGACTCGATTCCAGAAGTTAATGGGCAAAAAGCCAGAACTGCCACAGCCACCAAAAGGCCTCTATTTTTGGGGCGGCGTCGGGCGCGGTAAAACCTATTTAATGGATACGTTCTACGATGCCTTACCGACCAAAAAAAAAATGCGCGTTCACTTTCACCGCTTTATGTATCGAGTCCATGATGAGCTAAGGGCACTAGGTAATGTTAGCGACCCGTTGCCTCTAGTCGCAGATAAGTTGAAAGAAGAAGCGGATATTATCTGTTTTGATGAATTCTTTGTTTCAGACATCACGGATGCGATGATCTTAGGAACCTTGTTCCAAGAGTTATTCGCTCGAAACGTTATCTTGGTTGCGACCTCTAATATTCCACCTGCGGATCTGTATCGCAACGGGTTACAGCGAGCGCGTTTCTTACCCGCTATTAAGCTCATTCAAGACAACTGTCATATTCTTAATGTTGATAGCGGAATTGATTATCGTCTGAGAACCTTAGAGCAGGCTGAGATCTACCATTACCCACTGGATAGCCAAGCGAACATTAACCTCGAAACATATTACGCGCAGCTTGTTGGTGAAGATAAAGAGAAGCTTAAGCAGATAGAGGTTAATCACCGTCAATTAGATGTGGTCGAAGCGAGTGATGGTGTGCTGCATGGTACTTTTGCTCAGCTTTGTCAGTCGGCTCGCAGCCAAAATGACTATATTGAGTTGTCTCGGGTTTATCACACAGTTCTATTGGCTGATGTGTTGCAAATGGGCGCGACTTCAGATGATGCGGCGAGGCGTTTTATTGCGTTAGTCGATGAGTTCTATGAGCGTAACGTGAAATTGATAATTTCAGCGGAAGTTGAGTTGGAAAAATTGTACACCCATGGTCAGCTAGAGTTTGAGTTTAAACGTTGTCAGTCGCGTTTAATTGAAATGCAGAGCCATGAATATTTGGCAAAAGAACACTTAAGTTAG
- the zapG gene encoding Z-ring associated protein ZapG — translation MPWMYAVAGLLVGVILGVAISRLMTPEYKKQKNVQKELDSAKFALEQQRQELADHFAKSAEMLDTLGKDYTKLYQHMEKTSSELLPNLPEQDNPFVKTAAAHSDKPQDKSSVKESTLEEQPKDYANGATGLFTEQKKEIMDAPDVVTAKAS, via the coding sequence ATGCCTTGGATGTATGCCGTTGCCGGTTTACTAGTCGGAGTTATTTTAGGGGTCGCTATTTCTCGTCTCATGACACCTGAATACAAAAAACAAAAGAACGTACAGAAAGAATTAGATAGCGCAAAGTTTGCCCTGGAACAGCAGCGACAAGAGCTTGCTGACCACTTTGCGAAATCAGCAGAAATGTTGGACACCTTAGGTAAGGACTATACAAAGCTTTACCAACACATGGAAAAAACAAGCTCAGAGCTACTCCCTAACCTGCCAGAGCAAGACAACCCATTTGTGAAAACAGCCGCTGCTCATTCGGATAAGCCACAAGATAAGTCTTCAGTTAAAGAGTCGACGCTTGAAGAACAACCGAAAGATTACGCTAATGGCGCAACGGGTTTATTTACCGAGCAGAAGAAAGAAATCATGGATGCTCCCGATGTCGTTACAGCAAAAGCATCGTAA
- a CDS encoding DegQ family serine endoprotease: protein MKKPLLALSVLTLSLSSIITPIQATAALPLSVGNEQLPSLAPMLEQVTPAVVSIAVEGKQVQRQQIPEQFQFFFGPEQTRERPFRGLGSGVIIDAKKGHIVTNYHVINGADDIKVKLHDGREYDAELIGGDQMSDIALLKLETAKNLTQIKVADSDKLRVGDFSVAIGNPFGLGQTVTSGIVSALGRSGLNLENFENFIQTDAAINSGNSGGALVNLNGELIGINTAILGPNGGNVGIGFAIPSNMMTNLTEQILDFGEVKRGMLGVQGGEVTSELAEALGYESSKGAFVSQIVPDSAADNAGLKAGDVIISINGKRIDTFSELRAKVATLGAGKQIELGVVRDGKNKTFDVTLGESTNSKTQAEKLHEGLAGAELTNTTDSDSATGVKVSSVAQGSPAEAYQLLKDDIIIGVNRQPVKNLAEFRKILEKQPGVLALNIQRDDRTIYLVIR, encoded by the coding sequence ATGAAAAAACCTTTGCTTGCTTTATCAGTACTGACTTTAAGCTTAAGTTCAATCATCACCCCCATTCAAGCTACAGCCGCACTTCCATTAAGTGTGGGTAATGAACAATTACCAAGCCTTGCTCCTATGCTTGAACAAGTAACCCCCGCTGTGGTTAGTATTGCCGTAGAAGGCAAACAGGTACAACGTCAGCAAATCCCTGAACAATTTCAATTCTTTTTTGGTCCAGAACAAACACGAGAACGCCCATTCCGCGGGCTAGGTTCTGGTGTGATCATTGATGCCAAGAAAGGCCATATTGTCACCAATTACCATGTCATCAATGGTGCCGACGATATCAAAGTAAAACTGCATGATGGTCGAGAGTACGATGCAGAGCTCATCGGCGGCGACCAGATGTCTGATATCGCGCTATTAAAACTCGAAACAGCCAAAAACCTGACCCAGATAAAAGTCGCAGATTCCGACAAATTGAGAGTCGGCGATTTCAGTGTGGCTATCGGCAACCCATTTGGGCTTGGTCAAACCGTAACATCCGGTATCGTTTCAGCGTTAGGACGTAGCGGTCTCAATCTAGAGAACTTCGAAAACTTCATTCAAACCGATGCCGCAATTAACAGTGGTAACTCTGGAGGTGCGTTAGTGAATCTTAACGGTGAACTGATTGGTATCAACACGGCCATCCTAGGACCTAACGGAGGTAATGTCGGTATCGGCTTTGCCATTCCATCCAATATGATGACAAACCTGACTGAACAGATTCTCGATTTCGGTGAAGTAAAACGTGGCATGCTTGGCGTTCAAGGTGGAGAGGTCACCTCTGAATTAGCGGAAGCGCTTGGTTACGAATCCAGTAAAGGTGCCTTTGTTAGCCAAATTGTACCCGACAGTGCAGCGGATAACGCCGGATTGAAAGCGGGCGATGTCATTATCTCCATTAACGGTAAGCGTATTGATACTTTTAGTGAATTAAGAGCCAAAGTAGCCACCTTAGGTGCAGGTAAACAGATCGAGTTAGGCGTGGTTCGTGACGGTAAGAATAAGACCTTTGATGTGACTCTAGGTGAATCCACCAATAGTAAGACACAAGCTGAAAAGCTCCATGAAGGACTTGCCGGTGCAGAGCTCACCAACACAACCGACAGCGATTCAGCGACAGGCGTCAAGGTATCAAGTGTCGCTCAAGGTTCACCAGCAGAAGCCTATCAGCTTCTTAAAGATGACATCATCATCGGGGTAAACCGCCAACCAGTTAAGAACCTTGCTGAATTTAGAAAGATTCTTGAGAAACAACCTGGCGTATTGGCACTTAATATCCAGCGAGACGATAGGACTATCTATCTAGTTATTCGATAG
- the degS gene encoding outer membrane-stress sensor serine endopeptidase DegS, whose product MLSFLFRSISLGLVSAALILLAFPSLRPAIVADVTNPQVDNIGSLQISFNQAVRRAAPAVVNIYSRKYAESDRNKLLTQGLGSGVIVSEKGYIITNFHVVAQADQIVVALQDGRVAAAQLVGSDKRTDIAILRVSGDNLPVIPLNPNYKANVGDVVLAIGNPYNLGQTTTFGIISATGRSSISADGHQAFIQTDAAINEGNSGGALVNSQGELVGINTASFQQATDMETYGISFAIPYSLANKIMEKIIADGRVIRGYIGIDGQDINSVTSRLLGTKNIGGIVVLGIDPNGPAADAGFEAQDIIISINNTQISGRQSVMDIVTDLRPGTVIDVGVLRKGENKTLKVTITEDTRL is encoded by the coding sequence ATGCTGTCCTTTCTATTTCGTTCTATTTCCCTTGGACTCGTTTCAGCGGCGCTTATTCTTCTCGCATTCCCGAGTTTAAGGCCGGCGATTGTTGCAGACGTCACGAACCCTCAAGTCGATAATATTGGCTCCCTTCAGATCTCATTTAACCAAGCGGTGCGACGAGCTGCACCCGCTGTGGTCAATATTTATAGTCGTAAATACGCAGAAAGCGATCGCAACAAGCTACTCACTCAAGGATTAGGTTCAGGGGTGATTGTTAGTGAAAAAGGCTACATCATTACCAACTTCCATGTTGTTGCTCAAGCTGACCAAATAGTCGTGGCACTTCAAGACGGACGAGTAGCGGCCGCCCAGCTTGTCGGCTCAGACAAACGCACCGATATTGCGATACTCCGAGTCAGCGGTGACAACTTACCTGTTATTCCACTGAACCCGAATTACAAAGCAAATGTCGGCGACGTGGTGCTGGCTATCGGTAACCCATACAACCTAGGGCAAACGACAACCTTTGGTATTATCTCTGCAACAGGTCGTTCTTCGATCAGTGCAGATGGTCACCAAGCCTTTATCCAGACTGATGCTGCAATCAATGAAGGTAACTCAGGTGGTGCACTGGTTAACTCACAAGGTGAGCTCGTCGGTATCAATACAGCTTCTTTCCAGCAAGCTACCGACATGGAAACCTACGGGATCTCATTTGCAATCCCCTACTCACTTGCTAATAAAATCATGGAGAAGATCATCGCCGATGGTCGTGTCATTCGTGGTTATATTGGTATCGACGGACAAGACATCAATTCGGTGACATCACGCTTACTCGGTACTAAGAACATCGGTGGCATTGTTGTTTTAGGCATTGACCCGAATGGCCCTGCAGCCGATGCCGGCTTTGAAGCACAAGATATCATTATCAGCATCAACAACACCCAAATTAGCGGACGACAAAGCGTAATGGACATTGTTACTGACCTTCGACCAGGTACTGTCATTGATGTTGGTGTATTACGCAAAGGTGAAAACAAGACACTCAAGGTCACCATTACCGAAGACACGCGCCTGTAG
- the parC gene encoding DNA topoisomerase IV subunit A gives MSNEITYDGVEQLPMRKFTEDAYLNYSMYVIMDRALPYIGDGLKPVQRRIIYAMSELGLSAASKYKKSARTVGDVLGKYHPHGDSACYEAMVLMAQPFSYRYPLVDGQGNWGAPDDPKSFAAMRYTEAKLSKFAEVLLGELGQGTVDWQPNFDGTMKEPQMLPARLPHILLNGITGIAVGMATDIPPHNVREVANAAIHLIDTPKAELPDVMGFIQGPDYPTEAEIISPKSDIEKIYRTGRGSIKMRAVWHKEGSDIVITALPHQVSGAKLLEQIANQMRAKKLPMVDDLRDESDHENPTRIVVVPRSNRIDCDQLMSHLFASTDLEKNFRVNLNMIGLDNRPQVKGLVQILKEWIEFRRSTVRRRLQYRLDKVLARLHILEGLLAAYLNIDEVIEIIRTEDEPCPVLMNRFNISEIQANAILDIKLRNLAKLEEFKIRAEQEELEAEREKLEKLLGSERRLNTLIKKEIQADADKYGDDRRSPLIERAEAKALTERDLVPSEPITVVLSEKGWIRHAKGHEVDAEGLNYKSGDKFLASAKGKSNQQAVFLGSDGRSYSLESHSLPSARSQGEPITGRLNVSPGTSIRQVVMGENEQLWLVGSDAGYGFVCKGSDLLSKNKSGKALVNLPQASEVMLPSPIADLDSNQILAITNQGRMLLFPIKDLPQLSKGKGNKIINIPSAKAKEREEFVLHLMAIPENATLTIYAGKRKLGLKPADLENFRGERGRRGGLLPRGLQRVTRIDIDEPSDA, from the coding sequence ATGTCTAACGAAATTACATATGATGGCGTTGAACAGCTGCCAATGCGCAAGTTCACCGAAGATGCCTACTTAAATTACTCAATGTACGTGATCATGGATCGTGCATTACCGTATATCGGTGATGGCTTGAAGCCAGTACAGCGTCGTATTATCTACGCGATGTCTGAGCTGGGCTTATCAGCTGCATCGAAATACAAAAAATCAGCACGTACCGTTGGTGACGTATTAGGTAAGTATCACCCACACGGTGATTCTGCTTGTTATGAAGCGATGGTATTGATGGCGCAACCCTTCTCTTACCGCTACCCATTGGTAGATGGTCAAGGTAACTGGGGTGCACCGGATGACCCGAAATCGTTCGCTGCGATGCGTTATACCGAAGCGAAATTATCTAAGTTTGCTGAGGTTCTGCTAGGTGAACTAGGTCAAGGCACCGTTGATTGGCAACCAAACTTTGATGGCACCATGAAAGAGCCTCAAATGTTGCCTGCACGTCTGCCTCACATCTTACTTAACGGTATTACTGGTATCGCGGTAGGTATGGCGACTGACATCCCGCCTCACAATGTCCGTGAAGTGGCGAACGCAGCGATTCACTTGATTGATACGCCGAAAGCTGAACTTCCAGATGTGATGGGTTTCATTCAAGGCCCTGATTACCCGACAGAGGCTGAGATTATTTCGCCGAAGTCGGACATCGAAAAGATCTACCGTACAGGACGTGGCAGCATCAAGATGCGCGCGGTTTGGCACAAGGAAGGCTCTGATATTGTTATCACGGCTTTACCTCATCAAGTGTCAGGTGCGAAATTACTTGAGCAAATTGCTAACCAGATGCGCGCTAAGAAGCTGCCAATGGTTGACGACTTGCGTGATGAATCGGATCACGAGAACCCAACGCGTATCGTTGTGGTTCCTCGTTCAAACCGTATCGACTGTGACCAACTGATGAGCCACCTGTTCGCGTCGACGGATCTAGAGAAAAACTTCCGCGTTAACTTGAACATGATTGGTTTAGACAATCGTCCTCAAGTTAAAGGCTTAGTTCAAATTCTGAAAGAGTGGATTGAGTTCCGTCGCTCGACCGTTCGTCGTCGTTTGCAGTACCGTTTAGATAAAGTACTGGCACGTTTGCACATCTTAGAAGGCTTACTTGCTGCTTATCTTAATATCGATGAAGTGATTGAGATCATTCGTACAGAAGACGAACCATGTCCTGTTCTAATGAACCGTTTCAACATTTCTGAAATTCAAGCCAATGCAATTCTTGATATTAAACTTCGTAACTTAGCTAAGTTAGAAGAGTTTAAAATTCGAGCTGAGCAAGAAGAGCTTGAAGCTGAACGTGAAAAGCTTGAAAAACTACTCGGTTCAGAGCGTCGCTTGAATACGTTGATCAAGAAAGAAATCCAAGCAGATGCTGATAAATACGGCGATGATCGTCGTTCACCTCTGATTGAGCGTGCTGAAGCGAAAGCGCTAACAGAACGCGACTTAGTACCAAGCGAACCAATCACGGTTGTGTTGTCTGAAAAAGGTTGGATTCGTCATGCTAAAGGGCATGAAGTTGACGCTGAAGGCTTGAACTACAAATCTGGTGATAAATTCTTAGCAAGCGCTAAGGGTAAGAGTAACCAACAAGCGGTGTTCCTTGGCAGTGATGGCCGAAGCTACTCCCTTGAGTCACATTCACTACCGTCGGCGCGAAGCCAAGGTGAGCCAATTACAGGCCGCTTGAACGTTAGCCCAGGTACTTCTATTCGCCAAGTGGTGATGGGAGAGAATGAACAATTATGGTTAGTCGGCTCTGATGCGGGTTATGGCTTTGTTTGTAAGGGCAGTGATTTACTGTCTAAGAATAAGAGCGGTAAAGCGTTGGTTAACTTGCCACAAGCTTCTGAAGTGATGTTACCAAGCCCGATTGCTGACTTGGACAGTAACCAGATTCTGGCGATTACGAACCAAGGACGTATGTTGTTGTTCCCGATTAAAGACCTACCTCAGCTGAGCAAAGGTAAAGGCAACAAGATCATCAACATCCCTTCTGCGAAAGCAAAAGAGCGTGAAGAGTTTGTATTGCATCTGATGGCTATTCCAGAGAATGCAACGCTGACTATTTACGCGGGCAAACGTAAACTTGGCTTGAAACCTGCGGACCTTGAAAACTTCCGTGGTGAGCGTGGTCGTCGTGGTGGTCTGCTCCCAAGAGGTTTACAGCGTGTGACGCGCATCGATATCGATGAACCTAGTGACGCTTAG
- the parE gene encoding DNA topoisomerase IV subunit B: MTEQYNAKDLEVLEGLDPVRHRPGMYTETERPNHLAQEVIDNSVDEALAGHAKKIKVVLHADQSLEVTDDGRGMPVDIHPEKGISGVELILTKLHSGGKFSNNNYKFSGGLHGVGISVVNALSKRVEVTVRRDGQVHEIALEGGHAVTDLTVTGTCGHRNTGTTVHFWPDPKYFDSSKFSVLRLINNLRAKAVLCPGLEITFVDKVGGEEHKWFYEDGLKDYLAEGVKGYTLLPEEPYVGEFVAETEMANWAIIWQPEGGDMITESYVNLVPTKQGGTHVNGLRQGLLDAMREFCEFRNLLPRGVKLTGDDIFDRCSYVLSVKMQDPQFAGQTKERLSSRQTAAFVSGVVKDAFSLWLNEKPQLAEQLAEACIANAHRRMRASKKVVRKKIASGPALPGKLTDCSVQDLSRTEIFFVEGDSAGGSAKQARDREFQAVMPLRGKILNTWEVSADQVLASQEVHDISVALGIDPDNDDLSGLRYGKICILADADSDGLHIATLLCALFTRHFHALVEAGHIYVAMPPLYRIDCGKEVFYALDDAEKDGVLERLSQKKAKINVQRFKGLGEMNPLQLRETTMDPNTRRLVQLTIDDNEATNEMMDMLLGKKRADDRRTWLQTNGDMAEV; encoded by the coding sequence ATGACTGAACAATATAATGCAAAAGACCTCGAGGTACTTGAAGGTCTCGACCCCGTGCGACACCGCCCGGGAATGTATACCGAGACAGAAAGACCAAACCACCTTGCCCAAGAAGTCATTGATAACTCGGTTGATGAAGCACTAGCGGGACACGCTAAGAAGATTAAAGTCGTGTTGCATGCTGACCAATCGTTAGAAGTGACGGATGATGGCCGTGGTATGCCGGTTGATATCCACCCTGAAAAAGGGATCTCAGGTGTTGAGCTGATTTTAACTAAGCTCCACTCTGGCGGTAAGTTCTCGAACAATAACTACAAGTTTTCAGGTGGTTTGCACGGGGTAGGTATCTCGGTGGTAAACGCGTTGTCAAAACGTGTTGAAGTGACGGTTCGCCGTGACGGTCAGGTACATGAAATTGCCCTTGAAGGTGGTCATGCCGTAACGGATCTTACTGTTACAGGTACTTGTGGTCATCGCAATACCGGTACGACGGTACATTTTTGGCCAGATCCAAAATATTTCGATAGCTCTAAGTTCTCTGTTTTACGTCTTATCAATAACTTGCGCGCTAAAGCTGTACTTTGCCCTGGTTTAGAAATCACCTTTGTCGACAAGGTTGGCGGTGAAGAACATAAATGGTTCTATGAAGATGGTCTAAAAGACTACCTTGCAGAAGGTGTGAAAGGTTACACCTTGCTGCCTGAGGAACCTTATGTTGGCGAATTCGTTGCTGAAACAGAAATGGCGAACTGGGCGATTATTTGGCAGCCAGAAGGCGGTGATATGATCACCGAGAGTTACGTGAACTTAGTACCAACTAAGCAAGGTGGTACACACGTAAACGGCCTTCGACAAGGTCTGCTTGATGCAATGCGTGAATTCTGTGAATTTCGTAACCTTCTACCGCGTGGCGTTAAGTTAACGGGTGACGATATTTTCGATCGTTGTTCGTACGTATTATCGGTGAAGATGCAAGATCCGCAATTTGCTGGTCAAACAAAAGAACGTCTTTCTTCTCGTCAAACCGCAGCGTTTGTGTCTGGGGTGGTAAAAGATGCCTTTAGCTTGTGGTTGAACGAAAAACCACAACTGGCAGAACAGTTAGCTGAAGCTTGTATTGCGAATGCTCACCGTCGCATGCGCGCAAGCAAAAAGGTTGTGCGTAAGAAGATTGCTTCAGGCCCAGCACTGCCGGGTAAGCTAACCGATTGTTCGGTTCAAGATTTAAGTCGTACCGAAATCTTCTTCGTGGAAGGGGACTCGGCGGGTGGTTCTGCTAAACAAGCACGTGATCGTGAGTTCCAAGCGGTTATGCCACTTCGCGGTAAGATCCTAAATACATGGGAAGTGTCAGCGGACCAAGTATTGGCTTCACAAGAAGTACATGATATTTCGGTTGCTCTGGGTATCGACCCTGATAACGATGACTTGTCAGGCCTGCGTTACGGTAAGATCTGTATCCTTGCCGATGCGGACTCGGATGGTCTTCATATCGCGACACTACTATGTGCACTATTTACTCGCCATTTCCATGCATTGGTTGAAGCGGGTCATATCTATGTGGCAATGCCCCCTCTGTATCGTATCGATTGCGGTAAAGAAGTGTTCTACGCACTTGATGACGCAGAGAAAGATGGTGTGCTTGAGCGACTGTCGCAGAAGAAAGCTAAGATCAACGTGCAACGATTCAAAGGTCTGGGTGAAATGAACCCACTTCAGTTACGTGAAACCACCATGGATCCGAACACTCGTCGTCTTGTTCAATTAACGATTGATGACAACGAAGCGACCAACGAGATGATGGACATGCTGCTTGGTAAAAAACGTGCAGATGATCGCCGTACATGGCTACAGACTAACGGTGATATGGCCGAGGTATAA
- the yqiA gene encoding esterase YqiA produces MLDSEQQTAKPPLLLYIHGFNSSSRSHKATVMADYCAEHRADIKVMTPQLPCFPQQAAIYLQQLVEQYKEQYQIALVGSSLGGYLSTWLNSHYGFKAVVVNPAVKPYELLADYLGEQVNPYTDERYVLETKHINELKALEVPAIDQPSDFWLLQQTEDEVLDYRQAVEKYQGAVQTVEEGGDHSFVNFERYPQQIITFLNL; encoded by the coding sequence ATGCTTGATTCTGAACAGCAAACCGCTAAGCCTCCACTGCTTCTCTATATTCACGGGTTCAACAGTTCATCGCGTTCTCACAAAGCAACGGTGATGGCTGACTATTGCGCGGAGCATCGTGCAGATATCAAGGTGATGACACCTCAATTGCCATGTTTTCCTCAGCAAGCTGCCATTTATTTGCAGCAACTGGTGGAGCAATATAAAGAGCAATATCAGATAGCGTTGGTTGGTAGCTCATTGGGTGGCTATCTTTCAACATGGCTGAATAGTCATTATGGTTTTAAAGCCGTGGTTGTGAACCCAGCTGTTAAGCCGTATGAGCTTCTTGCTGACTATTTAGGTGAACAAGTTAATCCATACACAGATGAGCGATATGTGCTGGAAACAAAGCATATCAATGAACTGAAGGCGTTAGAGGTTCCGGCTATTGATCAGCCGAGTGACTTCTGGTTACTTCAGCAAACGGAAGACGAAGTTCTGGATTACCGACAAGCGGTAGAGAAGTACCAAGGTGCAGTACAGACAGTAGAAGAGGGGGGGGATCATAGCTTTGTTAATTTTGAACGCTACCCCCAACAAATCATCACCTTCCTGAATCTTTAA
- the cpdA gene encoding 3',5'-cyclic-AMP phosphodiesterase, which translates to MELSHTSKFDESSIKLVQLTDTHLFAPSNGSLLSINTQDSFRAVVDAIVSQGFDYQAILATGDISQDHSAESYQKFESGIQPLDKPCYWLPGNHDFKPNMGSVLPSPQIQCVEHVLLGNNWQMVMLDSQVVGVPHGRLSDQQLDLLEQKLAEFPERNTLVLLHHHPLLVGSAWLDQHNLKDADQFWEVVQQHTNVKAVLCGHVHQDMNREHHGVQVMATPSTCVQFKPNSDDFAVDTLSPGWREIELHQDGSVSTQVRRLAHGQFLPDFEAAGY; encoded by the coding sequence TTGGAATTATCACACACTTCAAAATTTGATGAGAGCAGTATTAAGCTTGTACAGCTAACGGACACGCATTTATTTGCGCCGAGCAATGGCAGCTTATTAAGCATCAACACTCAAGATAGCTTTCGTGCTGTAGTCGATGCCATTGTTAGTCAGGGCTTTGACTATCAAGCGATTTTAGCAACTGGTGATATTTCTCAAGATCACAGTGCTGAGTCGTACCAAAAATTTGAGTCAGGAATTCAGCCTTTGGATAAGCCGTGTTACTGGTTGCCAGGGAACCATGACTTCAAACCGAATATGGGCAGTGTTTTACCATCACCACAAATACAGTGCGTTGAGCATGTCTTGCTAGGTAATAATTGGCAGATGGTGATGCTAGATTCGCAAGTGGTTGGTGTGCCTCATGGTCGCCTTAGCGATCAACAGCTTGATCTGTTGGAACAAAAGCTAGCCGAATTCCCCGAACGTAATACCTTGGTGTTGCTGCACCACCATCCACTATTGGTTGGCAGTGCATGGCTGGACCAACATAATCTGAAAGACGCCGATCAATTCTGGGAAGTGGTTCAACAGCACACCAATGTGAAAGCGGTACTGTGTGGTCACGTTCATCAAGACATGAATCGAGAGCACCATGGTGTACAAGTCATGGCAACACCGTCGACTTGTGTGCAATTCAAGCCTAACTCAGATGACTTTGCGGTTGATACTTTGTCACCTGGTTGGAGAGAGATTGAGTTGCATCAAGATGGATCAGTAAGCACGCAAGTTCGCCGCTTAGCTCATGGACAATTCTTACCTGACTTTGAAGCCGCTGGTTATTAA
- a CDS encoding DUF1249 family protein, with translation MPNIAVKKPYHVDLAELMRVYETNYAKLNALLPVGHEVGDVRCYQAVNMVYQLTVNEVTKYTTLIDICQSDEMPVFPLPKMSVRLYHDARVAEVCASGDFSRVKAKYDYPNTKLLQKDEKFQLNKFLGEWLTFCLKTGISRTPVSF, from the coding sequence ATGCCAAATATAGCAGTCAAAAAACCGTATCACGTCGATCTGGCTGAATTGATGCGAGTTTATGAGACTAACTATGCCAAACTTAATGCTCTGTTACCGGTTGGGCATGAGGTTGGTGACGTTCGCTGTTACCAAGCCGTTAATATGGTGTATCAATTGACAGTGAATGAGGTCACAAAATACACCACATTAATAGATATATGTCAGAGTGACGAGATGCCAGTGTTTCCTTTGCCAAAAATGTCTGTCAGGCTATATCACGACGCTCGAGTTGCAGAAGTGTGCGCTAGCGGGGATTTTTCGCGAGTCAAAGCAAAATATGACTATCCCAACACAAAACTTCTGCAAAAAGATGAGAAATTTCAATTGAACAAATTTCTTGGGGAGTGGTTAACATTTTGTTTAAAAACAGGTATCAGCCGAACTCCAGTTTCTTTTTAA